From a single Candidatus Obscuribacterales bacterium genomic region:
- a CDS encoding ABC transporter substrate-binding protein, protein MQYRGRRYRQRQARRSQGRRWAWMGLWLAIALLLIGCQRTDVSTTNVSTTLAMERSPLDETTLVLAGLSDPKTFNPPLNQEFPHVFLFTARGLTQENGITGDLQPELAESWQVSDNGTLITFTLRPNLRWSDGEPLTVEDVVFTYRDVIFNPAIPSDAKDGLRIGDDRQFPTVQAVGDRQVAFRLPEPFSPFLRATADYRTSILPRHRLADTVSTLDSSGNPLFISQWDTSTNPADLVVAGPFQIEAYTPAERVLFRRNPYYWQQDDQGRSLPSLDRIVWQLVESTDNQLLRFRSGDLDVIGDSRPLRPDYFELLKREEERGQFQILVGGESSSTTFVAFNLNRAKNNEGQPVVDPVKSAWFHNRQFRQAIAHAINRPRLINNIYRGIATPQNSPVSLQSPYFLSPEQGLPVYDYDLERSRQLLESAGFVYDAGGQLFDAEGSRVQFSLRTNAGNQVREAIASQLRSDLGAIGIQLDVEAIDFGALVSRLTQTREWDTILIGFTGSLEPHSGSNLWTSTGGSHLFNLGPQPGQPPIQDWEVSDWEADIDRLFRAGAQEFNEARRQQIYGEFQTIVQNQLPVIYLAHEIALMAVRNSVEGVDYSGLSPWGLWNIEHLHIRQDT, encoded by the coding sequence ATGCAGTATCGAGGGAGGCGATATCGTCAGAGACAGGCCCGGCGCAGCCAGGGACGCCGCTGGGCATGGATGGGGCTTTGGCTGGCGATCGCTCTTTTGTTAATCGGCTGTCAGAGAACCGATGTATCCACGACCAATGTATCGACAACTCTAGCGATGGAGCGATCGCCGCTGGATGAGACGACCCTGGTACTAGCAGGTCTATCCGATCCCAAAACCTTTAACCCACCGCTCAACCAAGAATTTCCCCATGTATTCCTATTCACAGCTCGGGGGCTGACCCAGGAAAACGGCATCACTGGAGACCTACAGCCCGAACTCGCCGAATCTTGGCAGGTGTCGGACAACGGCACGCTGATCACCTTTACCCTACGTCCCAACCTGCGCTGGTCGGATGGGGAGCCGCTGACGGTGGAGGACGTGGTGTTTACCTACCGCGATGTGATTTTCAATCCCGCCATCCCGTCCGATGCCAAGGATGGGCTCCGCATTGGGGACGATCGCCAGTTTCCCACTGTCCAGGCCGTGGGCGATCGCCAAGTCGCCTTTCGCTTGCCCGAACCCTTCTCGCCCTTCCTGCGAGCCACCGCCGACTACCGTACCTCAATCCTGCCCCGCCATCGCCTGGCCGATACGGTGAGCACCCTAGACAGCAGCGGTAATCCTCTGTTCATCTCTCAGTGGGACACGAGTACCAATCCCGCCGATCTGGTGGTAGCGGGGCCATTCCAGATCGAAGCCTATACGCCTGCCGAGCGGGTGCTGTTTCGCCGCAATCCCTACTATTGGCAGCAGGATGACCAGGGGCGATCGCTCCCCAGCCTTGATCGAATTGTCTGGCAGTTGGTGGAATCGACGGATAATCAACTGCTGCGCTTTCGATCCGGTGACTTGGACGTGATTGGCGACAGCCGGCCCCTGCGCCCCGACTATTTTGAACTGCTGAAGCGGGAGGAGGAGCGCGGCCAGTTTCAGATCTTGGTGGGGGGAGAATCATCCAGCACCACCTTTGTGGCATTCAACCTGAATCGGGCCAAGAACAATGAGGGGCAGCCGGTGGTCGATCCGGTCAAGTCTGCTTGGTTTCACAATCGCCAGTTTCGGCAAGCGATCGCCCATGCCATTAACCGTCCGCGGCTGATCAACAATATCTATCGCGGCATCGCCACCCCGCAAAATTCCCCCGTGTCCCTGCAAAGCCCCTATTTTCTCTCCCCCGAGCAGGGGCTGCCGGTGTATGACTATGACCTAGAGCGATCGCGGCAGTTGCTAGAGTCGGCCGGTTTTGTCTACGACGCGGGAGGGCAACTGTTTGACGCTGAGGGCAGCCGAGTGCAGTTTTCCCTGCGCACCAATGCGGGCAACCAGGTGCGGGAAGCGATCGCCTCCCAGTTGCGGTCTGACCTAGGAGCGATCGGCATTCAGCTTGACGTGGAAGCGATCGACTTTGGTGCCCTCGTATCCCGCCTCACCCAAACCCGCGAGTGGGATACTATTCTCATTGGCTTCACCGGCAGCCTCGAACCCCACAGCGGCTCCAACCTCTGGACAAGTACCGGCGGCTCCCACTTGTTCAACCTTGGCCCACAACCCGGCCAACCGCCCATCCAAGATTGGGAGGTCTCCGACTGGGAAGCGGATATCGATCGCCTGTTTCGGGCTGGAGCCCAAGAGTTTAACGAAGCGCGGCGGCAGCAGATCTACGGCGAGTTTCAAACCATTGTGCAAAA